The nucleotide sequence AGCGGACCCGAGAGGCGCTGTACTCCGGGCGCGTCTCCGTCGTCACCTACGCCGTCAGCCTCGGGTTGGGGCTCGTCGGCATCTTCCTCGGCGCGCTCTCGGTCACGCCGCAGGGGGGCCCCGAGTACGTCGTGGTCCGGACGATGCAGTTCACCCACAGCGCCGTGCCGTGGCTGGCGCTCGCCGCGCTAACCGCGAGCGCCGGGCGATTGCTCGACGAACTCATCGGTACGGACGAGATCAGCACGCCGTATCTGAACCTCCCGTTCGGCGTGGTCGCGCTCGGGCTCGTCGTCCGGGGCTTCGCGGGGTGGTTCCTCCAGCGAGAGGGCGTCCTCGCCGACCCCCAACTGTGGGGCGTCGTCGTGACGCCCCAGCAACGGCTCGCGGCGTTCATCGTCGCGGGTATCGTCGTGAGCGTCGTCGGCGTCCGCGTCGCCGCGAGCGTCACCGGCGAGTCGATCGACGACGTCGCGCAGTGAGTCGAGGAGACGGCGGTTTTTTCCGAGGGCGATCCCCGATCACCACGGCGCGAAACTCGGATCGACCTGCCGGTCGGTCCGATCGATCGCGTCGATGGCGGCGACGTCCTCGGTGTCGAGGTCGAGATCCAGCGAGCGCCAGTTGTCTAGGATGTGCGCCTCGCTCGACGCCTTCGGGATCGCGGTCACGCCCTTCTCGCGGAGCCACGCGAGCGACACCTGCGCCTCGCTGGCGTCGTGCTTCTCGGCGATTTCGGTGAGCTCGGGAACGTCGAACACCTTCCCACGGGCCAGCGGCGAGTACGCGACGAGTTCGACGTCACGCGCGGCACAGTGCTCGCGCAATTCCGCCTGTTGGAGCAGCGGATTCATCTCGATTTGATTCGCGAAGATCGGCGCGTCCGCGCGCTCGATCGCCTCGTCGACCTGCTCGGGCAGGAAGTTGCTGATCCCGATGCGGTCGATCCTCCCGTCGTCGACGAGTTCGTCGAACGCGCGGAACGTTCCCTCGGGGTCGTACGATCGCGAGGGCCAGTGGACGTACAGCAGGTCGACAGAGTCGACGCCGAGCCGTTCGAGACTCCGGTCGGCTGTCGCCAGCACGTCGTCGTACGCGAGGTTGTCGATCCAGACCTTCGTCGCGAGGAAAACGTCCTCGCGGTCGACGTCGGTAGCGGCGATGCCACGGCCGACGTGCTCCTCGTTCCCGTACGCCTGTGCGGTGTCGACGTGGCGATACCCCGCTTCGATCGCCGTCGCGACTGTCTCGGCGCACGCGTCGGGATCGTCGTTCTGCCACGTGCCGAGGCCGAGCATCGGCATCCCGTTCGCGAGCGGTGCGCGTCGCTGTTCGTGGTGACTCATACGCGAATAGAGGCCCGCCAATCGGTTAGGGGTTTGGACAGCGGGTGGTCCGTCGCTCGGCCGACCGTCGTGTCACTCGGCGAGTCGCTGTTTCGCGAACCGCGCGAGCAACGGCACGTCATCGAGATGTACGAGTTTCGAGAGGCTCCGAATGCTACCGCCGTTGGCGTCGCTGAGCGTTTTCACGTCCATCGCGTTCAGATCGGCCATCAGGCGGTCGTAGCGGTCGTTCGTAGCGAGGTACAGCAACTGGGTCATCGTCAACCGCGTGCGCATATCCGGCGCGACGCGGGCGTGCCAGAGGTCGTCGTAGACGGCCATCGCCTCGGCGGACGTGTCCGTTCGCGACCCCATCAGGCAGCGGTCCGCCGTGATGGCGGCGGCGCGCGCGGACTCCATACACTTGTGGATTCCCTCGCCCCATAGCGGATCGATAGTCGGCACGGTATCGCCGATGGCCATGAAACTGTCCGTGCTGAGGCTATCGGGCATCTGGATGTGGGCGCTGCCGCGGTGCTGCTGTTTGTCCGCTATCCGCCGGGCGTCAGCGAACCGGGGGTCGGTATCCAGCCAGTAGTGGAGGTGGTCGTCAATGCTCTTCGACGTGTCGCCGTACTGCTGGTAACTCTCGTTCTGGATGTAACAGAGGCCGACTTTCGCGGTGTCGCCGCCCGTGTGGAAGATCCACGAGTAGCCGCCGGGTGCGTACTCGTGGTCGAGGCGCAGCATCATCGCGTTCGTGAGATCCGCGAACTCGGGGTGATCGACGTCGACGCCCTCCATCTCCCACTCGATGCCGACCGCCTGGTTCTTCCGCTCGAGGCCGCAGACGTCGAGTTTCTTCGCGAGCGGTGCAGCCGGCCCCGTGGCGTCCACGATGATCTCGCCGTAGGCCTCCTCGTCGCCGGCGTACCGGACGCCGACGGCCTCGCCGTCCTCCACGATCGGGTTGTTCACGCGCGCCTCGAAGCGGTACTCCGCGCCGTGCTCGCGCCCTTCCGCGACCAGCCACCGCTTGAAATCCGCGAATTCGAGGACTGCACCGGGCTGGTTCTGGACGAAGTACTCGTTGGGGGACTCGAGGACGACCTCGTCGGTGTAGTTCATCACGACGTCGTCGGGAATCCCGAACGCGCCCGTCATCGACGCGAACGTCCCCGCCGTGGACTTGTTCGACTGCCGCGGGAACCCGTCTTCAGGTTCGGCTTCCAGCACGAGCACGTCGTACTCGCGCTGCGCGAGATCTCGCGCGCACTGTGCTCCGGCCGGCCCCGCGCCGGCGATAACGACGTCGTAGTACTCAGACATAGCGTATTTCCGTAGTGTGCGTTGGCTGCGTGCACCGAAATTCCGGTGCGGTGGTCCCGCGGACGCCGCGTTGCGGGCGCTGTCCGGCCCGCTCGCGTCCTCGACCGACTGTCGCGACGTCAGCGATCATTGTCACTCGTGGTAAGTCAGGCGGCGGGTAAAAAACACGCCGGAACGTTCCTGACGCCCGCGAGAGGGCGGAATACCGCGGAGAGCGATCACGGTGGGTGAGCCGCGCATCGGCGCGCGCAGCGCGCCGTTCACCGTGAGCGAGCGGAGGTCCCGAGAGCCGAGAGCGAACGGGAGCACGAGAGAACTCCGTTCTCCCGGAGCGAGCAAGGGTATCCACCGAAGTAAAAAGGTCCTAGTAGAACTCGCGGACGAGGTCCATCGCGCCCTCGGGCGCGCCCTCGTCGATTTCGGACATATTCGTATCGAGCCCGTGCTTCTCGCCGTACGGGACCGACTTCTCCGACTGCCAGATGACGCCTTGATACTCCTTGCTGGCGTCGAGGATCTTCTCTTTGGCGGCGTCGTAGTCGGTCGGGTCGTGTCCCTCCTCGGCGACGTCGACGAGGCTGTCGCGGAAGTAGTCGTAGGTGTCGACGTCGTTGAACGTCACGCACGGGCTGAACACGTTGACGAAGCCGAAGCCGTCGTGCTCGATTGCCTCTTGGACGATCTCTGCGTGCCGCTGGGCGTCCGTCGAGAACGACTGCGCGATGAACGTCGCGCCCGACGCGAGCGCGAGCGCCATCGGGTTCACCGGGGGCTGCTGCGGTCCCTCGGGCGTCGTCGACGTCTCGAAGTCCATCCGCGAGGTCGGCGAGGCCTGCCCCTTCGTCAGTCCGTAGATGCGGTTGTCCATCACGACGTACGTCATATCGACGTTGCGCCGGACTGCGTGAACGAAGTGGCCCGCGCCGATCGAGTAGCCGTCGCCGTCGCCGCCCGCGACCATCACTTCGAGATCGGGGTTCGCGAGTTTGACTCCGGTGCCGACCGGGAGCGCGCGGCCGTGAACGCCGTGAAGCGCGTACGAGCGCATATACGTCCCGATCTTGCCGGAACAGCCGATCCCGGCGACGATGAAGGTGTTGTCGGGGTCGTTGCCCGTCTGGGCCAGCGCCTTCATCATCCCGTTCATCGTCCCGAAGTCGCCGCAGCCGGGACACCACGTCGGTTGCTTGTCTGATTTGAAATCCGTGAATCGAACGTCCGAGCTCATTGGTCTGCCTCCTGAAGCGCCGCTTTGATATCGTTTGCGAGTTCGTCGGCCTTGAACCGCACGCCGTCGTACTTGTTCACGCGGTCGACGCGCGTGAGCGTGTCGTGCTCGACGACGTCGGCGAACTGGCCGGTGGCGTTACACTCGACGACGACGACGTTCTCCGCCGATTCGACCTCGTCAGTCAGGTCCGGTCGCGGGAACAGATACGGAACCGAGAGGAAGTTGACGTCGACGCCCTCCTCCTCGAGGAATTCGATCGCCTCGGTCATCGCGCCCTCGTTCGAGCCCCACGAGATGACGAGGTTCTCCGACTCGCTGTCGCCGAACTCGCGGGGTGAGAAGTCCTCTCGCTCCCGCGCGGTCTCGACCTTCCGGTTGCGCTTGTCGACCTGTTCGACGCGCATCTCGGTGTCTTCGGTCCGGCGGCCGAGTTCGTCGTGTTCGAGCCCCGTCGACATATGAACGCCGCCGTCGGTGCCGGGGAACGCCCGCGGGGAAACGCCGTCGTCGGTGAGCGCGTGGGCCTTGAACTGTCCCTTCTCGTTCTGCCACTCCTCGATCGACTCCTCGTCGACGACCTTTCCGCGGTCGACTTCGACGTCGTCCATATCGAAGGCCTCCGGCGGGAACGTCTGCTCGGTGACGGCCATCGCGAGGTCGGCCGCGATGTACACCGGCGTCTGGTACTTCTCGGCGAGGTTGAACGCTTCGACTGTCTTCCAGAAACACTCGGAAATCGACGTGGGACCGAGAACGAACCGCGGGATCTCGCCGTGGCCGCCGTACAGCATCATGTTCAGATCGCCCTGTTCCTGCTTGGTCGGCATCCCCGTCGAGGGACCCGAGCGCATCACGTCGACGATGACGAGCGGCGTCTCCGAGGTCGCGACGAGTCCGAACGTCTCGGTCATCAGATCGATTCCGGGCCCCGACGTCGCGGTCATCGACCGCGCGCCGGCCCGCGCCGCGCCGAGCGCGATGTTGATGGCCGACAGCTCGTCTTCGGCCTGCACGACGTGTCCACCGAACTGCTCGATCCGGCCCGTCAGATACTCCATCACGTCGGTCGCGGGCGTGATCGGATAGCCGGCGTAGAACTTACAGCCCGCGGCGATCGCGCCCATCCCGATCGCCTCGTCGCCGTTGAGCAGGACGTAGTCGTTGTCGGTCGTCTCGAGTTCGTAGTCGAACTCGTGGTCGTGCTCCTCGGCGACGTAGTCGCGGCCGGCACGGGCGGCCTCCTTGTTGTTGTCGACGAGCGACTGTCCCTTCGAGCCGAATCGCTTTTCGAGGGCGCTGTCGAGGTTCTCGATCGGGAAGTCCGACACTTCACAGGCCGCGCCGAGCGCGACGACGTTGCGCATAATCGCGCCGCCCGCCTCCTCGGCGAGCCGCTTCAGAGGGACGTCGAGACCGATCATTCCATCGGGGATCTCGACGTTCTCCATCGTGGTCCGGTCGCCGTCGTAGATGATCACCGAACCCTCGTGGAGCTCATCGAGGTTCTCGTCGATCGTCCGCGGCGTCAGCGCGATGAGGACGTCGAGACGGTCGACGACGCTCTGGACGGGGTCCACCGCGGTCCGAACTTTATACGCCGTGTAGCCGCCGCGGATCCGTGAGGCGAAGTCCTTCGACGTGAACACGTGCCGCCCCGCTCGCGAGAGCGCTTGGGCGAAGATTTTTCCCGTCGAGTCGATGCCATCGCCGGCCTCCCCGCCGATGGCCCAGTTGAAGTCCGCAGGCATGTGGCTAGGGGGTACCCTTGGACCGAAGAAAAGCCTTCTGAAAGGCCTTGAAAAAAGGGGTGGCGTGGTACGCACAAAACTTTACGAATATGATTCTAAATCGGCGTACTTCGGTAGTAACGTCTATCAATTCGCAAATATTGCGTCCATAACTGATCAAACGTAGATCTCGTACGCCAAACGTCGAGACAGTTCCGAACGTGGAATCGGCTTCGGAAGGCAACTGACTTTTCACCGGCACGCAAACGCCTGCGTATGGACGCAACAGTCGCCATCAGTGCGGTCCGTGACGTCGGACAGCGAACGGTCGCGCTCGAGTTGGAGTCGCCGGAAGGGTTCGACGCCGAGCCCGGGCAGTTCGTGAAGCTCTCGGCCACGATCGACGGCGAGGGATACGCCCGGTTCTACACGCTCTCCTCGCCCGGCGTCGACGACACGTTCGAGGTCACCGTCGGCGTCGACCCCGAGGAGGCGGGACCGTTCAGTCAGTTCCTCCTCGATCTCGAACCCGGCGATGGATTGGAGATCTCGGGACCGTTCGGCAACAGCTACTACGATGGCGAAGCCCGCGTCGTGGTCCTCGCCGGCGGTCCGGGGATCGGCCCCGCGGTCGGGATCGCCGAGGCGGCCGTCGCCGACGATCACGACGCCGCGATCGTCTACCGGACCGACGCCCCCGCCCACGAAGATCGACTTGACGACCTCCGAGATGCAGGCGCGGCTGTCACCGTCGTCGACGAGAGCGACGCCATCGACGAGGCGGTGAGCGCCGCGCTCACCGGCGACACCGACGAGCAGGTGTTCGTCTACGGCTTCGCCGGCTTCGTCGCCGACGCGGTGAGCGCCCTCGAGGCCGCGGGCGTCGACCCCGACGGGGCGAAGATCGAGAACTTCGGCTGACTTCGAAAGCTGGCACCTCGGTCGACTCTATCGCTCACTCCTCGATCGATTCGACCGCGGGCCAGACGCGCCAGATCGCGACGGCGAGGCTTCCGGTCCACCAGACGAGGAGGCCGACGCCGTTGAGGAGCGGCTTCCCGGCGGCCACCTCTGCGCCGCCGACCACGCCGACCGCACTTGAGAGGACGAGTCCCCGGAACGCGCTGTTCGGGCTGAGCGCCAAGAGCGCGGCAAAACCGTCTTCGGCGAGTACGCCGCCCGCAAGTCCAGCGACGAGCGCCGTGTCGATACCGAGCACGAGCGCCACCGCGAGCGCCAGTGCCAGCGCGAACGCCGTGCGGACGGTTCGGGTCGCCGCGGAGATGCCGACCGTCACCGCCAGCACGACCAGCGTGAACGCCGCCGAGAGCGCGACGAACCGGACGTATCGCACCCCCGAGTCGGCGGCGGCGGCGTTGACCGCGAGGAAGGTGGGGATGTCGGCGGTCAGGAACGGGACGAACAGCCCCACGAAAAGGAGCGTCCCGACGACGAGCGAGACGAGCACGAGCGCCCGGCCGAGGTAGACGCCGCCGACGTAGGCGACCCGAGACACGTCGAACGTTCGCAGCACGTCCAACTCGCCGGTCCGGCGGTCGCCGAGGATCGATCGGTAGCCGAACGCGACAGCCAACAGCGGCACCAGCACCTCGACGAACGTCAGCAGATCGAGTGTCAGCGGGACGAAGCCGCCACCGCCGCCCGTCCCGGCCCAAGCGACGCCGCCGACGCTCGCGGCGAAGGCCGCCGCGAGGGCGAGGAGCGCGGGCGTCCTGACGATCATCCGAAGCTCCCGCGTCGCGACCACGAAGAGGTCCTGCGGGATCGAAGTCGTTCGTTCCGCTCGGTCGCTCGTGTCATCTGTCGCCTCCGAGCCACTCATCGGCGATCACCCTCCCTCGTGCCTTCGCCATCACCGTCGGCTCCCGTCCCGTTCGCCTCCCGCTCCGGTTCCGATGGGCGGCGTCCGGTCCCGGCGCGAACGGTCGACGCTCCCGCCTCCGCTCGAACCGTTTCGAGGAAGGCAGCCGGCAGCGACGCGGTGTCGGTCCGTCTCAGCAGCGCTGCCGGAGACCCCGACGTCACGAAATTCCCCCGACCGAGGACGTAGACGGTGTCGGCGTGCGCTTCGACCGCCGGAAGCGCGTGCGACGCCACGACGACAGCCGTTCCCGCTGCGGCGAGGTCGGCGACGACGCCGAACAGCCGCTCGACCATCACCGGATCGAGTCCGCTGCCGGGCTCGTCGAGAATGAGAACCGACGGATCGCCGACAACGGCCGCTCCGACGCCGAGTAGCCGCGTCATCCCGCCGGAGAGCGAACCGACGTTCCGATCGGCGACGTCCGCGAGTCCGACCCGATCCAGTATCGCGTCGACGTCCCCGTCGTCGACGCCGTCCAACAGCTGCGCGTAGAATCCGAGCGTGTCGCGCGCGGAGAATTCATCGCGGAACGCGGGCCGTTGGGGGAGGTAGCCGACGCTCCGAGCACCCCGCTGGGGCCCGACCGACACCGACCCGGAATCGGGGGCGGCGATTCCCGCGAGGACTTGCAGAAGCGTCGATTTCCCGGAGCCGTTGGGGCCGACGACCGCGGCGACTTCCCCGCACTCGACCGACAGCGACACGCCGGAGAGCACGTCGACGTCGCCGAAGGACTGCGCGATCGACTGCGCGCGCAGGGCGATCGAGGCAGTCGGGGGCGAGTGTTCGCTCGCAGACGATTTCTCGCCGCTCGCGGACGGTTCCTCGCTGCCCGCAGGGTGGTCGTCGCTCACAGGAGGCTCCTCGCTCACGCTGCTTCACCCCCGGTGGTCTCGTTTGCGAGGTACGCCCTCGTCTCGGGGTGGAACGGTCGCGTCCGCGCGTCGGTGTCGACGACGCCCGACTGCCGCAGGCCCGAGACTGCGCCCTGAACGCGGCGCAGCGTCCCGACGGCGGGCGACTGCGCGAGCGTCGTCGCGCCCGGGGCCGCGCCGATCCGCGAGTCGACCGTTCCGGTCGGTCGGTACGGCCGGTCGTAGACGCCGTCTCCGTCGCCGTCGGCGATCGGCAGCGCGCCCCAGTAGTTGCCAACGCCGCCGTGAGACCACGTCCGGAGCGGGCCGATTCCCGACTCGACCGCCCGCTCGTTGCCGACGATGTCGTTTCTCTGCACCCAGTTCGACGGGAGGATGTCGTTCGCTCGCGCGCCGACCTCGTTTTCGAGCGCGACGTTGTCGACGAAGACGTTGCGGTCGCCGGCGATTTGCAGCCCGTACTCGTTGTCGACAACGACGTTGCGCGCGTAGTAGGAGTCACTGCCCGCGGGGACGACCCCGTAGGTGCTCTCGCGGACGTCGTTAGCGACGATCAGGTTACCGACCGGCCGCGTCATCACCATCACGCCCGCCTGCGCGTCGCGGACGGTGTTGTTCGCGACGAGCGACTCGGAGGTGTACATCTCGTGGACGCCGTAGCGGCCGGGTTCGGCGCGGTTATCGCGCACGACGCTCCCGTCCGCGCGGTGGGTGTAGACGCCGTCGCGACCGCCGAGGAACGTCGAGTCCGCCACGACGCTCGGCGCGCCGATGAGCACGACGCCCATAAACCCGTCTCGCGCGGTGTCGGCCCCGCGGACCGTCAGCCCCCGAATCGAGGACGCTGGGCTCTCGCGGACGATCACGCCGCTGGCGGGCGTGTCGATCTCGACGTTCGAGAGCGACGCGCCCGCCGCCCCGTCGAGGACGACGCCCGCGTCGCCGTAGCCGTAGGCCAACTGGACCGTCGTGTCCCAGTCCGTGGAGCCGTTTCTGCTGTCGCGTCCGCGGCTCCCGACGTCGCCGACGCCGGTGATGCTGAGATCGGAGACGGCCGCGCCGTCCGCGCGGACGTAGACGACGCTCCGGTTGTCGTCACCGCGTAGGACGGTCTCCGCTCCCGCACCGGCGAGCGTGACCGAGCGGTTCACCGTCACGTCGTCGACGTCGTACGTCCCCGCCGGGAGATAGACGGTCGTGTTCGGCGGCGCG is from Halobellus sp. LT62 and encodes:
- a CDS encoding ABC transporter ATP-binding protein — encoded protein: MSDDHPAGSEEPSASGEKSSASEHSPPTASIALRAQSIAQSFGDVDVLSGVSLSVECGEVAAVVGPNGSGKSTLLQVLAGIAAPDSGSVSVGPQRGARSVGYLPQRPAFRDEFSARDTLGFYAQLLDGVDDGDVDAILDRVGLADVADRNVGSLSGGMTRLLGVGAAVVGDPSVLILDEPGSGLDPVMVERLFGVVADLAAAGTAVVVASHALPAVEAHADTVYVLGRGNFVTSGSPAALLRRTDTASLPAAFLETVRAEAGASTVRAGTGRRPSEPEREANGTGADGDGEGTREGDRR
- a CDS encoding FAD-dependent oxidoreductase is translated as MDATVAISAVRDVGQRTVALELESPEGFDAEPGQFVKLSATIDGEGYARFYTLSSPGVDDTFEVTVGVDPEEAGPFSQFLLDLEPGDGLEISGPFGNSYYDGEARVVVLAGGPGIGPAVGIAEAAVADDHDAAIVYRTDAPAHEDRLDDLRDAGAAVTVVDESDAIDEAVSAALTGDTDEQVFVYGFAGFVADAVSALEAAGVDPDGAKIENFG
- a CDS encoding NosD domain-containing protein, which translates into the protein MALLSPTGTRWLTAAVSVALVAASLSFLLTPASGESLRPVDFADTVDMGGTGVDARRADDEGFVLPRVEVFYSGYRYVVGYVGIETAASELGDPGAQRQFGDPLAVYVSDLSTVSPTLTEEGFVVPERGRSVGWTPAETAFYVVGSDAAIPSGSVTVAFSERADAESFADAHGGEVVDWEAVQSRVGDPLSARLDRFERSIESRHAWANDTVAAAEDAPIADENRDRPVSVVVGSDASAVPEDSRRSEGVASDPTVSDALAAAPPNTTVYLPAGTYDVDDVTVNRSVTLAGAGAETVLRGDDNRSVVYVRADGAAVSDLSITGVGDVGSRGRDSRNGSTDWDTTVQLAYGYGDAGVVLDGAAGASLSNVEIDTPASGVIVRESPASSIRGLTVRGADTARDGFMGVVLIGAPSVVADSTFLGGRDGVYTHRADGSVVRDNRAEPGRYGVHEMYTSESLVANNTVRDAQAGVMVMTRPVGNLIVANDVRESTYGVVPAGSDSYYARNVVVDNEYGLQIAGDRNVFVDNVALENEVGARANDILPSNWVQRNDIVGNERAVESGIGPLRTWSHGGVGNYWGALPIADGDGDGVYDRPYRPTGTVDSRIGAAPGATTLAQSPAVGTLRRVQGAVSGLRQSGVVDTDARTRPFHPETRAYLANETTGGEAA
- a CDS encoding digeranylgeranylglycerophospholipid reductase; protein product: MSEYYDVVIAGAGPAGAQCARDLAQREYDVLVLEAEPEDGFPRQSNKSTAGTFASMTGAFGIPDDVVMNYTDEVVLESPNEYFVQNQPGAVLEFADFKRWLVAEGREHGAEYRFEARVNNPIVEDGEAVGVRYAGDEEAYGEIIVDATGPAAPLAKKLDVCGLERKNQAVGIEWEMEGVDVDHPEFADLTNAMMLRLDHEYAPGGYSWIFHTGGDTAKVGLCYIQNESYQQYGDTSKSIDDHLHYWLDTDPRFADARRIADKQQHRGSAHIQMPDSLSTDSFMAIGDTVPTIDPLWGEGIHKCMESARAAAITADRCLMGSRTDTSAEAMAVYDDLWHARVAPDMRTRLTMTQLLYLATNDRYDRLMADLNAMDVKTLSDANGGSIRSLSKLVHLDDVPLLARFAKQRLAE
- a CDS encoding 2-oxoacid:acceptor oxidoreductase subunit alpha, producing the protein MPADFNWAIGGEAGDGIDSTGKIFAQALSRAGRHVFTSKDFASRIRGGYTAYKVRTAVDPVQSVVDRLDVLIALTPRTIDENLDELHEGSVIIYDGDRTTMENVEIPDGMIGLDVPLKRLAEEAGGAIMRNVVALGAACEVSDFPIENLDSALEKRFGSKGQSLVDNNKEAARAGRDYVAEEHDHEFDYELETTDNDYVLLNGDEAIGMGAIAAGCKFYAGYPITPATDVMEYLTGRIEQFGGHVVQAEDELSAINIALGAARAGARSMTATSGPGIDLMTETFGLVATSETPLVIVDVMRSGPSTGMPTKQEQGDLNMMLYGGHGEIPRFVLGPTSISECFWKTVEAFNLAEKYQTPVYIAADLAMAVTEQTFPPEAFDMDDVEVDRGKVVDEESIEEWQNEKGQFKAHALTDDGVSPRAFPGTDGGVHMSTGLEHDELGRRTEDTEMRVEQVDKRNRKVETAREREDFSPREFGDSESENLVISWGSNEGAMTEAIEFLEEEGVDVNFLSVPYLFPRPDLTDEVESAENVVVVECNATGQFADVVEHDTLTRVDRVNKYDGVRFKADELANDIKAALQEADQ
- a CDS encoding aldo/keto reductase gives rise to the protein MSHHEQRRAPLANGMPMLGLGTWQNDDPDACAETVATAIEAGYRHVDTAQAYGNEEHVGRGIAATDVDREDVFLATKVWIDNLAYDDVLATADRSLERLGVDSVDLLYVHWPSRSYDPEGTFRAFDELVDDGRIDRIGISNFLPEQVDEAIERADAPIFANQIEMNPLLQQAELREHCAARDVELVAYSPLARGKVFDVPELTEIAEKHDASEAQVSLAWLREKGVTAIPKASSEAHILDNWRSLDLDLDTEDVAAIDAIDRTDRQVDPSFAPW
- a CDS encoding 2-oxoacid:ferredoxin oxidoreductase subunit beta is translated as MSSDVRFTDFKSDKQPTWCPGCGDFGTMNGMMKALAQTGNDPDNTFIVAGIGCSGKIGTYMRSYALHGVHGRALPVGTGVKLANPDLEVMVAGGDGDGYSIGAGHFVHAVRRNVDMTYVVMDNRIYGLTKGQASPTSRMDFETSTTPEGPQQPPVNPMALALASGATFIAQSFSTDAQRHAEIVQEAIEHDGFGFVNVFSPCVTFNDVDTYDYFRDSLVDVAEEGHDPTDYDAAKEKILDASKEYQGVIWQSEKSVPYGEKHGLDTNMSEIDEGAPEGAMDLVREFY
- a CDS encoding ABC transporter permease — translated: MIVRTPALLALAAAFAASVGGVAWAGTGGGGGFVPLTLDLLTFVEVLVPLLAVAFGYRSILGDRRTGELDVLRTFDVSRVAYVGGVYLGRALVLVSLVVGTLLFVGLFVPFLTADIPTFLAVNAAAADSGVRYVRFVALSAAFTLVVLAVTVGISAATRTVRTAFALALALAVALVLGIDTALVAGLAGGVLAEDGFAALLALSPNSAFRGLVLSSAVGVVGGAEVAAGKPLLNGVGLLVWWTGSLAVAIWRVWPAVESIEE